The genomic region GGAGCGCCGGCGCGGACGGACCGCAGAGGTTGTTTGAAGGCCGCGGCGGACATGGCGGCTCTGGCGGGTGAGCGGGTCGGGGCCGCGGGGCTGCGGCGGCCGCGCGCTCGGGAGCTGGGCACCTGCGGCCTGGGGCGGCCTGCGCGGGCTCAGGGGCCGGGGTTGCGCGGCCGGCGGTGGTCCGCGTCCCGGGGGCGCGATCCCGCAGGCCCCGAGGGGACGGCGCTGCCCGCGCCGCGAGCGCATCCCCGGCCCTGAGTCTGCGCGCGAGGCCGCGGGGGCCCCGGAGCGCCGCGGGCCGGCTCGGTCGTCAGGCCCAGCCGGAGGACCCAGCGGACCCCGGGGAGGCCCCGGCGTCATGGGAGAGAGCCAGGCGCCCCACGACGCGGATGGGGGTAGAACAGGTGCCCCGAGCGACCCCGGGGGACGGTAGGGCGCGAAACCCGCCCGTTAGGAAGGGCCGGCGTGTGCCCGCCTGGGGCACGGAGCTCCAAGCGGCGGGACcggccagtgcaaaggccctgaggcaggaccgACACTGACGTGCGGAGGAACGGGAGGCTGGCTGGCCCGGGGGTGAGGTGGCCTTTTTGTCCGGGCAGGGGAGGGTCACTGTGTGGGTCCCATTTGCAGAGGCCCCTCTTTACCGAGCGTGGAATTTAGATAGACCAAGGGTAAGAGGAAGGTTGTGCGGGGCCTGGGGCTCCTGTGCAACCTCCTGGAGGCCGCCGGTGTTGGCTGCTGCCTCCCCCTCACTGCCTGCCCCGCGCGGTTCTCTCCGCAGCTCCCCGCCTGCTCCGCCCGATCCTGGCTCTGCGGTGAGTGTCTGCGTCTCTCCAGCCACAAGGCCCTGCCGGGGCAGGCTCTGTGGAgggggggtgctgggagggccCTCCAGCAGCATCAGGCGGCCAGGGGGGCCGGGTGGTGCCCACCTCCTGAAGGTCCCGTGGTGAGTCAGGCAGCAACAGGGACCGGCAGTGGACTGGCCGTCTCCTCCAGCAGCTGGTGGCCAGGCCCCTCCATGGGGACAGTCCAGGTGGTGGCAAAGCATTCACACCCGCATCCACTCCCGGCGCACCTGCTACTGTCGCAGGAAGGCGTTTGGTGCTTCTGCTCAGGTGGCAGCCTCCCCTAGGCCTTCTCAGGTCAGGGAGGCTGGCAGTCCCGGGCCTCTCTCCGtggacagagcccagaaatggaatctcCGGCGCCCTGGGGCAGGGACATGGCGGATCTCAGGAGAGGCTCTCCtgatggggggaggtgggaggcttCAAGGAGCATGTGGCTTTGGGCTGAATTTGCCTTGTTTCCGTAAGACCATTTTTCTAGGAATCACTTGCGttcactgaaaaataaaggagaaaatgagagaactaGGAAATGGAAAGCAGACCCCTTTTGGACAGGCTCAGCAGACTTTCCATGGAGGGCCAGATGGGCTCTGTGCAGGCTGCTCCGCTCTGCCTTTGTGAAAACAGGCAGAGATGGGTGGATGTGGTTGTgtgtcaataaaactttattgacaggggcgcctgggtggctcagtggttaagcctctgccttcggcttgggtcatgatctcagggtcctgggatcgggccccgcatggggctctgctcagcagggagcctgcttcccccctctctctctctgcctgcctctctacctacgtgtgatctctctctgtcaaataaataaataaaatcttaaaaaaaaaaaaaactttattgacaaaaacagGCAGAGGCCAGATTTGGCCCCTGGGAGAAGTGTCCCCATCGTGCGCCAGCACAGCCCCTGTCACAGCGCCTCGGGGCACCCCAGGCTCCTCTTCATGTGCACCCCTTTCCCTGCAGCTCCGGTGTGGGCGTGGCTACGCAGGTGCGTGGTGTCCACTCGAGTGTGGCCGCTGACAGCCCCAGCAGGTAAGGCCAGGCTTTCTGGGACCTGCACACACTTAAGCCCTCGCAGCAGCCCTGGGTGGCAGCAGGGCCCTCCCTCCACCATCAGGGTGAGGCAGCATGGAGCCCTGCCCTCGGAGCCCTGCCCGGCCCCGTCCTGCACATCCCAGACAATGGCTGTGCGACCCGAGACCAGCAGGGCCCTTGATAGTGTGTCAGCAGAGCTCAGGGACACCAAGTTCCTCTGGGGACACAGGCCCACGGGGGCCATAGCCGGCAGCCGTCATTCATGCGGTCATTCAGCATGTGTGTCCTGCCCTGGGCCAGAGTGCCGGACCCTGAGCACCGGACCCTGGCGGCCCCCTCCCGCTGGAGCCGGCCCAGACCAGGCCATAGTGCCGGCTTGCTGCTGCCCCCTGAGGGGCTGCTCCAGGCCCGACCAAGGTGTGGAGTgttggggtgcctgcctggctaaTGTCCACCCCCGGCGTGTGTTCCCATCCAGCACCCAGCCCGCTGCGTCCACGGCTGGAGCTGTGCTCCCCAAATCTGCCGCCCTTCCCAGCAGCCGGGGCGAGTATGTGGTGGCCAAGCTCGATGACCTCGTCAACTGGGCCCGCCGGGTGAGCCCCGACCCCCCGTGCCCCCCGGCCTCCTGCTCCCACATGCTCCCCCTGCACACTGCGCCTGTCCTCTGCGGGGCCTGCTGTCCCCTTTGTGCCCCTGCCCCGATCTGGTCTCTCGCTCCGCCCCGGGGAACACGACCGCCTCCCTTCTGTGGatttcctgtttctgtttcttcttcttccttctctttcaatGAGGACATGATTTTAACTGGGAAACCAGAGCACGTCTAGAACAGGGGTTCCTTCCTGGGAAAAACCTGAGAGCAGcccgcccccaggcccccagTGCTCAGCCTGCACAGTCTGCGTGTTGTGTGTACGTCTTTTGCCTCCCCCTGACTCACAGGAGCGCCTCGCTCTGCTGGGGGTGCTTGGGGTCCGTTCCTGCGTGTGTGTGTCCTGGCGTCCCATCAGGGTCTGTGGCTCCAGCACAGACGTGGCCGCTGCAGTGTTGTCCTAACTGTGCACACCTGCGTGCTGTCCAGGTCGCCTTCTTGTGTAGCCCACAAGAGTGAGGCAGGCAGGACCCCGTGCAGGTCCCGGAAGAGGCAGGGGCGGCAGGGAAGGCTCAAGCCGAGAAGTAccgcaggagggaggcaggcaccGAATGGATGGAGGAAGTGGTCAGAGGGCAGCCAAGGGCAGCCaggaggccttcctggaggaaTAGGCATTTGGAGTCCTTGAACCCTAGGACGTGTTACAAATGAGTCAGTGGCAGGGGCTGAGCCCCAGGGTCTCGACTGTGCGACGTGCGGCTTTCCCGGCACTCAGAGCCCCGCGTGCTGTGCCGAAAGCTGGGCCACTCACTGCCTGAACCACCGGTTAGCACTCGTTTCACCTGGGCTCGGGTTCTTCTTCGGGAACGTGGCCGCCGGAAGGTGCTGGCCCACAGATGTGGCTTGTTTTCCCTTCCTGGTACCGCCCTGGGCCGGTGACCCTTCGGGGCCTGGCGGTGCCGTGGCGGCCGTGGGGAGGCCTGGTGGCCGGGCCCCGAGCTGCGGCGGCACCGTGCCCCGGCTGAGCGCCCTGCCCCCGCAGAGCTCCCTGTGGCCCATGACCTTCGGCCTGGCCTGCTGCGCGGTGGAGATGATGCACATGGCCGCGCCGCGCTACGACATGGACCGCTTCGGCGTGGTCTTCCGCGCCAGCCCGCGCCAGTCCGACGTGATGATCGTGGCCGGCACGCTCACCAACAAGATGGCCCCCGCGCTCCGCAAGGTAGGCCCGGCCCCGAGGCCCACCGCCTGCGCCCCGGCCTCGAGCCGCGGCCAGACCCCGCCGTCTCTTCCAGGTGTACGACCAGATGCCCGAGCCGCGCTACGTCGTGTCCATGGGGAGGTGAGTGCCCGCCTCGCCGCCGCGCCCCTGCCTGTCTCCGCTCCCTCTGCCGCGGCCCATCCCCAGGGCGCCCCTCCTGCGCTGCTCGGGGTCGCCCGTTCTGGCCCTGTGGCACGGCCGTAAGTGGCACCGCTCCGTGGGCCGTCTGCGCGCCCCTCGCCCCGCTGCCCGCCGCCCTCCCCGGTCCCTTCCCCGCACGCCAGCGGCTCCTTCCTCACCTCACTGTTCTGGGAGGTGGAGCTGGGGCCCTGCAGCGCCCCTGTCCAAGTGCACAGCTCCAGGACGGGCCACGGATTCACGGGGCTGTCCGCTGTAGCccctagttccagaacattccatcatccTCCAAGGAAACGTTCCCATTATCCCCCCGACCCCTCTCCTGGACCCCAGCCCCCACGAGCCCCCTCCCATCTGTGGAGGGGCCTGGTCTGGGCGTGTCACTCGTGTGGACTCACACCCCGTGGGGCCTCCGGCGTCTGGTTCCCTCCCTGCGGCCGTGGGCTCGGGCCGT from Mustela erminea isolate mMusErm1 chromosome 1, mMusErm1.Pri, whole genome shotgun sequence harbors:
- the NDUFS7 gene encoding NADH dehydrogenase [ubiquinone] iron-sulfur protein 7, mitochondrial, which translates into the protein MAALAAPRLLRPILALRSGVGVATQVRGVHSSVAADSPSSTQPAASTAGAVLPKSAALPSSRGEYVVAKLDDLVNWARRSSLWPMTFGLACCAVEMMHMAAPRYDMDRFGVVFRASPRQSDVMIVAGTLTNKMAPALRKVYDQMPEPRYVVSMGSCANGGGYYHYSYSVVRGCDRIVPVDIYVPGCPPTAEALLYGILQLQRKIKREKKLRIWYRR